From the genome of Tachysurus vachellii isolate PV-2020 chromosome 2, HZAU_Pvac_v1, whole genome shotgun sequence, one region includes:
- the LOC132858860 gene encoding homeobox protein HMX3-A-like produces the protein MAETTPETRPFKDSPFSIKNLLNCESKPTLIKPKAIMNSTKGLLEHGFSLSRVGDLSFPRFDLPVQRFGLAAHWWYPYGHLHRTTVSERPAVRDSSPASGTDRDSPEPRLVLDQDAKEDEESKSVDEILLEESDTDEPKRDDAPEAACTASESSDKRPPCRKKKTRTVFSRSQVFQLESTFDAKRYLSSAERACLASSLQLTETQVKIWFQNRRNKWKRQLAAELEAASLSHTAARRMVPVPVLYREGAAGDTTSAASSHATAGQPLLTFPHPVYYPHPVVAAVPLLRPV, from the exons ATGGCCGAAACAACGCCGGAGACTCGCCCGTTTAAAGACTCTCCGTTCTCCATTAAAAACCTGCTGAACTGCGAGAGCAAACCCACTCTGATCAAACCCAAAGCCATCATGAACTCCACCAAGGGACTCCTGGAGCACggcttctctctgtctcgcgTCGGAGACTTGAGTTTTCCGCGGTTTGATTTGCCGGTGCAGAGGTTTGGATTAGCGGCTCACTGGTGGTACCCGTACGGACATTTACACAGAACTACAG tgtcaGAGAGGCCAGCGGTTAGAGACTCATCCCCGGCGTCCGGCACAGACAGAGACTCACCGGAGCCGCGGCTCGTGTTAGATCAGGACGCCAAAGAGGACGAGGAGAGCAAAAGCGTGGATGAAATCCTGCTGGAGGAAAGCGACACGGACGAGCCGAAGAGGGACGACGCACCGGAAGCGGCGTGTACGGCTTCGGAGAGCTCGGACAAGCGGCCGCCTTGCCGGAAGAAGAAAACGCGCACGGTGTTCTCGCGCAGTCAGGTGTTCCAGCTCGAGTCCACCTTCGACGCTAAGCGGTACCTGAGCAGCGCCGAGCGCGCGTGTCTGGCCTCCAGCCTGCAGCTCACCGAGACTCAGGTGAAAATCTGGTTCCAGAACCGGCGCAATAAGTGGAAGCGGCAGCTGGCAGCGGAGCTCGAGGCTGCCAGTCTGAGTCATACCGCCGCGCGCCGCATGGTCCCGGTGCCGGTGCTCTACCGCGAGGGCGCAGCCGGCGACACCACCAGCGCCGCGTCCAGCCACGCCACAGCCGGCCAGCCTCTCCTCACCTTCCCACATCCGGTCTATTATCCACATCCGGTGGTCGCCGCCGTGCCGCTGCTTAGACCAGTATGA